One genomic window of Hymenobacter sp. J193 includes the following:
- a CDS encoding OmpA family protein — MKHLLTTCLALGLVPLAATPPAQAQTADKKTAISLFGSAYEYKGNYGSDFWDWSSNNYGPGISFNRYLSPGLDLGLRGGYVEIKKNTDAGAPFYGSNFATNIVNVNLAFKLKLNNGWAFKEDAFIQPYLLAAPGWTYTSREGTFNRNGQTLDLAQDKSYFDVFGAAGINFRLADGVGLFVQTGQHIPLKANIDGDPTRDDNAFDDRFLEHTVGLTVAFGKMKDADGDGVADRKDKCPNTPQGVAVDATGCPLDGDKDGVPDYQDKCPTEAGLAALEGCPDRDGDGVRDGDDACPDTPGKAELRGCPDADNDGVTDASDKCPDTPAGVAVDANGCPLDKDGDGVPDYQDRCPNRPGPASNKGCPEMKVEEKKKLQEATKFIQFDFNKATLKPISFPTLDGLVQILNDYPDYSLGISAHADNKGDDNYNLRLSDERAASARTYMLSKGISADRIVSHGYGESKPIADNATEAGRAVNRRVEFDVYLPGDPNPAETKYGVAPEIPPAPAKAAPVKKAPVKKAPAKKAAPKRR, encoded by the coding sequence ATGAAACATCTGCTTACTACCTGCCTGGCGTTAGGGCTGGTGCCGCTGGCCGCTACGCCACCGGCCCAGGCCCAGACCGCCGACAAGAAAACCGCCATCAGCCTCTTCGGCAGCGCCTATGAGTACAAGGGCAACTATGGCTCCGATTTCTGGGACTGGAGTTCCAACAACTACGGCCCCGGCATTTCCTTTAACCGCTACCTCTCGCCCGGCCTCGACCTGGGTTTGCGCGGCGGCTACGTGGAAATCAAGAAGAACACCGATGCGGGGGCGCCCTTCTACGGCAGCAACTTCGCCACCAACATCGTGAACGTGAACCTGGCGTTCAAGCTGAAGCTCAACAATGGCTGGGCATTCAAGGAAGACGCGTTTATTCAGCCCTATCTGCTGGCCGCGCCCGGCTGGACCTACACCAGCCGCGAAGGCACGTTCAACCGCAACGGCCAGACGCTCGATCTGGCCCAGGACAAAAGCTACTTCGACGTGTTCGGGGCCGCTGGTATCAACTTCCGCCTGGCCGACGGCGTGGGCCTGTTCGTGCAGACGGGCCAGCACATTCCGCTGAAAGCCAACATCGACGGCGACCCGACCCGCGACGATAACGCCTTCGACGACCGGTTTCTGGAGCATACCGTGGGCCTCACGGTAGCCTTCGGCAAGATGAAGGATGCCGACGGCGACGGCGTGGCCGACCGCAAGGATAAGTGCCCCAACACGCCCCAGGGCGTGGCCGTGGATGCCACCGGCTGCCCGCTGGATGGCGACAAGGACGGCGTGCCCGATTACCAGGATAAGTGCCCCACTGAAGCCGGCCTGGCCGCCCTCGAAGGCTGCCCCGACCGCGACGGTGACGGCGTGCGCGACGGCGACGATGCCTGCCCCGACACGCCCGGCAAAGCCGAGCTGCGCGGCTGCCCCGACGCCGATAACGATGGCGTGACCGATGCCAGCGACAAGTGCCCCGATACCCCCGCCGGCGTAGCCGTGGATGCTAATGGCTGCCCCCTCGACAAGGACGGCGACGGTGTGCCCGACTACCAGGACCGCTGCCCCAACCGCCCCGGACCCGCCTCCAACAAAGGCTGCCCCGAGATGAAGGTAGAAGAAAAGAAAAAGCTCCAGGAAGCCACGAAGTTCATTCAGTTCGACTTCAACAAGGCTACCCTCAAGCCCATTTCCTTCCCCACGCTCGATGGCTTGGTGCAGATCCTGAACGACTACCCGGACTATAGCCTCGGCATTTCGGCCCACGCCGATAATAAGGGCGACGACAACTACAACCTGCGTCTGTCCGACGAACGCGCGGCTTCGGCCCGTACCTACATGCTCAGCAAAGGCATTTCCGCCGACCGGATTGTGTCGCACGGCTACGGCGAGTCCAAGCCCATTGCCGACAACGCCACCGAAGCCGGCCGCGCCGTAAACCGCCGCGTGGAGTTCGACGTGTACCTGCCCGGTGACCCGAACCCGGCCGAAACCAAGTATGGTGTGGCCCCGGAAATTCCGCCGGCACCCGCGAAGGCGGCCCCAGTGAAGAAAGCGCCGGTGAAGAAAGCGCCCGCAAAAAAGGCCGCCCCTAAGCGTCGTTAG
- a CDS encoding aminopeptidase P N-terminal domain-containing protein, translating into MRYGSIDPQLFSENRRRFTARLPAASLAIFHSNDVMPTNADGTMPFRQNNDLFYLSGVDQEESILVIFPNATLPQYREILFLKETSEHILVWEGYKLTKEQAREQTGVRTIMWLDSFKTVLPALMNEAESVYLNANEHIRSVVEVETRDARFIKWIKEAYPLHQYRRVAPILHHLRAIKSEEEIRLMRRAADITDKAFRRLLGFVKPGVMEYEIEAEIFHEFLRNASRGPAYGSIIASGANACILHYVSNDRECRDGDVLLLDFGAEFANYAADLSRSIPVNGQFTKRQRAVYEAVLRVMKFATSQLVAGNNIEDYHAAVGRTMEQELIKLDLLNESDVRNQDPAAPLYKKYFMHGTSHYLGLDVHDVGAKYRVFEPGMVYTCEPGIYIREEGLGIRLENDILITQTGNDDLMKHIPLEADDIERLMQAGR; encoded by the coding sequence ATGCGTTACGGCTCCATCGACCCGCAGCTTTTCAGTGAAAACCGCCGCCGCTTCACCGCCCGGCTGCCGGCCGCCTCACTGGCCATCTTCCACTCGAACGACGTGATGCCGACCAACGCCGATGGCACCATGCCCTTCCGCCAGAACAACGACCTGTTCTACCTTTCCGGTGTGGACCAGGAGGAAAGCATCCTTGTCATCTTCCCCAATGCCACCCTGCCCCAGTACCGCGAAATCCTGTTCCTAAAGGAAACCTCGGAGCATATTCTGGTGTGGGAAGGCTATAAGCTCACCAAGGAGCAGGCCCGCGAGCAAACCGGCGTGCGCACCATCATGTGGCTGGATTCCTTTAAGACGGTGCTGCCTGCGCTCATGAACGAGGCCGAAAGCGTGTACCTCAACGCCAACGAGCACATTCGCTCAGTAGTGGAAGTGGAAACCCGCGACGCCCGTTTTATCAAGTGGATCAAGGAAGCCTACCCGCTGCACCAGTACCGCCGCGTGGCGCCCATTCTGCACCACCTGCGGGCCATCAAGAGTGAGGAGGAAATCCGCCTGATGCGCCGCGCCGCCGACATCACCGACAAGGCTTTCCGCCGCCTGCTGGGCTTTGTGAAGCCGGGCGTGATGGAGTACGAAATCGAAGCTGAAATCTTTCACGAGTTCCTGCGCAATGCCTCGCGCGGGCCGGCCTACGGCAGCATCATTGCCTCGGGGGCCAATGCCTGCATCCTGCACTACGTGAGCAACGACCGGGAGTGCCGCGACGGCGATGTGCTGCTGCTGGACTTCGGGGCCGAATTTGCCAACTACGCCGCCGATTTGTCGCGCTCCATTCCCGTCAACGGCCAGTTTACCAAGCGCCAGCGGGCCGTGTACGAGGCTGTGCTGCGCGTGATGAAGTTTGCTACCTCGCAGCTGGTGGCCGGCAACAACATTGAGGACTACCACGCCGCCGTGGGCCGCACCATGGAGCAGGAGCTCATCAAGCTGGATTTGCTCAACGAAAGCGACGTGCGCAACCAGGACCCCGCCGCGCCGCTCTACAAAAAGTACTTCATGCACGGCACCAGCCACTACCTCGGCCTCGATGTGCACGACGTGGGCGCCAAGTACCGCGTGTTTGAGCCGGGCATGGTGTACACCTGCGAGCCAGGCATCTACATCCGGGAAGAAGGCCTGGGCATCCGCCTCGAAAACGACATTCTCATCACCCAAACCGGCAACGACGACCTGATGAAGCATATCCCGCTGGAAGCCGACGACATTGAGCGGCTGATGCAGGCGGGCCGCTAA